A section of the Gasterosteus aculeatus chromosome 10, fGasAcu3.hap1.1, whole genome shotgun sequence genome encodes:
- the LOC120826787 gene encoding galactose-specific lectin nattectin-like has protein sequence MLLLLFLLGLGLAVGAAPPSDVAPMIPEQTDCPTSWSSFNGRCYKYFATGMSWANAEIHCVSHGANLVSIHSEQEQTFVKSLIKSSDPAEGRTWIGLSDCHKESAWMWSDGSNVDFTYWAQGQPNNYDGRQRCVETNFSYKKWNDHFCSYNVPFVCASRLRCSTCLIEPECDLVGKPVT, from the exons ATGCTCCTGTTGCTCTTCTTGTTGGGTCTGGGTCTGGCTGTGGGTGCCGCGCCTCCTTCTGATGTCGCTCCAATGATACCAGAGCAGACCGATTGTCCCACGTCGTGGTCCAGCTTCAACGGCCGCTGCTACAAGTACTTTGCCACAGGGATGTCCTGGGCCAATGCAGAGATCCATTGTGTGTCACATGGAGCCAATTTGGTGTCAATCCACAGTGAACAAGAACAGACTTTTGTCAAAAGCCTGATCAAGAGCTCCGACCCTGCTGAGGGACGCACCTGGATTGGACTGAGTGACTGTCACAAAGAAAGCGCATGGATGTGGTCTGATGGATCAAATGTTGACTTTACCTACTGGGCCCAAGGACAGCCAAACAACTACGATGGAAGACAGCGCTGTGTCGAAACCAACTTTTCCTACAAGAAATGGAACGACCACTTCTGTTCTTATAATGTTCCCTTTGTTTGTGCATCTCGTCTAAGATGTTCAACATGTCTGATTGAACCTG AATGTGATCTTGTTGGGAAACCTGTGACCTAA